In Nostoc sphaeroides, the genomic window AGGGAGGAACAACAACTGATGCACTATTACGACCGAGTTCGCTAGCAAGGCGCGAGGACTTGCCTTTGAGTTGGGAGGTATCGCTACTGGCATAGCCGCGATAAAGTTGGAATATCCGGCTAAATCCCACAGTTTTCTGTCCTGTTTGGGTTTTAAAGCCACGATAGTAAGGCACAATGTTTTCACCAAAGTTAGATTGATACTCTGGCGAATCAATATAAGAATCTATGTCGGCTTCATATCCCTTGTTTTGGTACAAGTCTAGGTGATAGACCACATCAGACTCATCATAAGGAGCACGACCCAACAAATGTTTATAGTTCAGTTCGATGACGCGAGTTTGGAAATTGTCGTAGAAAAACTTGGATTTGTACAGTTCTGATTTAGCTAGTTGACGCACAAACTCTTGCACTGTAATTTTCCCATCGCGCAGGATAGATTCAGCACTTGTGAGGCGGTCAGATGTCAAAATGTAGTTGTTGCCTAAAACTTGACG contains:
- a CDS encoding phycobilisome linker polypeptide, giving the protein MAITTAASRLGTEPFSDQSPVELRANATKEDIERVIAAVYRQVLGNNYILTSDRLTSAESILRDGKITVQEFVRQLAKSELYKSKFFYDNFQTRVIELNYKHLLGRAPYDESDVVYHLDLYQNKGYEADIDSYIDSPEYQSNFGENIVPYYRGFKTQTGQKTVGFSRIFQLYRGYASSDTSQLKGKSSRLASELGRNSASVVVPPSGGPSGFSYVAPEKGVTPNSTFGGAGTFGQEGRLYRIEVAGVFGAGYPSTRRVNQAVIIPYEGLSAYFQRVVKQGGKIASVKPL